One Natronomonas moolapensis 8.8.11 genomic region harbors:
- a CDS encoding aldehyde ferredoxin oxidoreductase family protein, with translation MLHATGPLLTVELDDSTTVETDIEDAARRYIGGRGLATKLAHDRTPFDADPLGPENRLVFTTGPMQVSTMSFTGRTNCTAVSPLTDGLCSSNAGGFLSRHVADTGYSAIEFVGAADELTVVHVTDEGVTFEAVPGLEGAPVPETAAYLDDEHGIGSDRTAIVGPAGENEVRFASIMTTEERAFGRGGLGAVLGSKNVKALTVGGDSRPDLELPGTADEIHREAATDDHIMKRQGTVSVLSLANEMDGLPSYYFSERSFEGADGIDGEAVEEKKYKKGTCSACAFACKLPTRDEARGVETEGPEFEVAMAFGSNAGVDDIVDVMISNELCDRYGLDAISTGNTIAAYLESEEAFGDTELIHELVEKIARREGIGDTLAGGIHRVHGELGVDDWTVKGLDFAAHEGRLLHGQALSYAVANRGADHMYATFYSVEYPLVDAAEAMDPAGMAGKAERLVERENLMALNDSGVVCKFSRDYMTPERYEMLFGADFEDLLAVGARTVTLERHFNNRRGFDRGDDALPYDIPDLERGLEEYYEARGWIDGVVPEEALPEDAAEPAA, from the coding sequence ATGCTCCACGCCACTGGGCCACTCTTGACCGTCGAGCTGGACGACTCGACGACCGTCGAGACGGATATCGAGGACGCCGCACGCCGGTACATCGGTGGCCGCGGCCTCGCGACGAAACTGGCCCACGACCGCACCCCGTTCGACGCCGACCCTCTCGGTCCCGAGAACCGCCTCGTGTTCACCACGGGACCGATGCAGGTCTCGACGATGAGTTTCACCGGCCGGACGAACTGTACGGCGGTCTCGCCGCTGACGGACGGCCTCTGCTCGTCGAACGCCGGCGGCTTCCTCTCGAGACACGTCGCCGATACGGGCTACAGCGCGATCGAGTTCGTCGGGGCGGCCGACGAACTCACCGTCGTCCACGTCACCGACGAGGGCGTCACCTTCGAGGCGGTCCCCGGCCTCGAGGGCGCGCCCGTCCCCGAGACAGCCGCCTATCTCGACGACGAACACGGCATCGGGAGCGACCGGACGGCGATCGTCGGCCCCGCTGGCGAGAACGAGGTCCGCTTCGCCTCGATCATGACGACCGAGGAGCGCGCGTTCGGCCGGGGCGGTCTCGGCGCAGTCCTCGGCTCGAAGAACGTCAAGGCACTCACCGTCGGCGGCGACTCCCGGCCCGACCTCGAGCTTCCGGGGACGGCCGACGAGATCCACCGCGAGGCCGCCACCGACGACCACATCATGAAACGACAGGGGACCGTCTCGGTGCTGTCGTTGGCCAACGAGATGGACGGCCTGCCGTCGTATTATTTCTCTGAGCGGTCCTTCGAGGGAGCCGACGGGATCGACGGCGAGGCCGTCGAAGAAAAGAAGTATAAAAAAGGAACCTGCTCAGCGTGTGCGTTCGCCTGTAAGCTACCGACCCGCGACGAGGCCCGCGGCGTCGAGACCGAAGGTCCCGAATTCGAGGTCGCGATGGCGTTCGGTTCCAACGCCGGTGTCGACGACATCGTCGACGTGATGATCTCGAACGAACTGTGTGACCGTTACGGTCTCGATGCGATCTCGACGGGAAACACGATCGCCGCCTACCTCGAAAGCGAGGAGGCGTTCGGCGACACCGAACTGATTCACGAACTCGTCGAAAAGATCGCCCGTCGCGAGGGGATCGGCGACACCCTCGCGGGGGGCATCCACCGGGTTCACGGGGAGTTGGGCGTCGACGACTGGACGGTGAAGGGACTGGACTTCGCGGCCCACGAGGGGCGGCTTCTCCACGGCCAAGCACTGTCGTATGCGGTCGCGAACCGCGGCGCGGACCACATGTACGCGACGTTTTATTCGGTCGAGTACCCTCTCGTCGACGCCGCGGAGGCGATGGACCCGGCCGGGATGGCCGGCAAGGCCGAACGCCTCGTCGAACGCGAGAACCTGATGGCGCTGAACGACAGCGGCGTCGTCTGTAAGTTCTCCCGGGATTACATGACGCCCGAGCGCTACGAAATGCTGTTCGGGGCCGACTTCGAGGACCTGCTCGCGGTCGGCGCGCGAACCGTCACCCTCGAACGGCACTTCAACAACCGCCGGGGGTTCGACCGCGGCGACGATGCGCTCCCCTACGACATCCCCGACCTCGAGCGCGGCCTCGAGGAGTACTACGAGGCCCGCGGGTGGATCGACGGCGTCGTCCCCGAAGAGGCGCTCCCCGAGGACGCCGCCGAGCCGGCGGCCTGA
- a CDS encoding MPN domain-containing protein, which yields MVPRPVRAVLLPSPIRRSVESHVAAAHPHEAGGFLRCVRRGDRLRATGHVPVRNDSPIPKRRFETTVDDRAPPPPRVFYHSHTSPASISGLTPVDKRSIPEPFALVVFAPQEAALSYRGFKRGLLTWRELRVEAGSSRSRLPRL from the coding sequence GTGGTCCCCAGGCCCGTTCGCGCTGTCTTGCTCCCCTCGCCGATCCGTCGGTCCGTCGAGAGCCACGTCGCCGCCGCTCATCCCCACGAGGCCGGTGGCTTTCTGCGGTGCGTTCGTCGCGGCGACAGACTCCGCGCCACTGGGCACGTGCCGGTCCGCAACGACTCTCCGATCCCGAAGCGCCGCTTCGAGACGACCGTCGACGACCGCGCGCCGCCGCCGCCGCGCGTCTTCTATCACTCCCATACGAGCCCCGCATCCATCTCCGGGCTGACGCCAGTCGACAAGCGCTCCATCCCCGAACCGTTCGCCCTCGTCGTCTTCGCGCCGCAGGAAGCCGCATTGAGCTACCGGGGGTTCAAGCGCGGCCTGCTCACGTGGCGCGAACTCCGCGTGGAGGCGGGATCGTCGCGGTCGCGACTCCCCCGCCTCTAG
- a CDS encoding adenosylhomocysteinase produces the protein MSHPTITDRLADPSGARESGRKKIEWARQHMPIMTSIAETFGEERPLEGQTVAMAMHVEAKTAVLTEVIAEAGAEVAITGCNPLSTHDDVSAALDAHDAITSYAEREVDDEAYYAAIEATLDHGPTVTVDDGGDLVMAIHDEYPELIDSILGGCEETTTGVHRLRAMDSDGELRYPMFAVNDTPMKRLFDNVHGTGEASLSNVAMTTNLSFAGKTVVVAGYGYCGKGVAKKAKGQNAHVIVTEVEPRRALEAHMEGYEVCPMAEAAEKGDVFVTTTGNRDVIVGEHFERMADGVVLANAGHFNVEIDLDSLDDLAVARREVRDGVEEFEMEDGRRINVLAEGRLVNLASPVAMGHPVEVMDQSFGVQAVCVREMVENADSYDAGVHEVPDELDREVAEIKLDAEGIGIDALSDEQSAYMNSWQHGT, from the coding sequence ATGAGCCATCCGACGATCACCGACCGACTGGCGGATCCGTCCGGGGCGCGTGAATCCGGCCGGAAGAAGATCGAGTGGGCCCGCCAGCACATGCCGATTATGACCTCGATCGCCGAGACGTTCGGCGAGGAACGTCCGCTCGAGGGCCAGACGGTCGCCATGGCGATGCACGTCGAGGCGAAGACAGCGGTCCTGACGGAGGTCATCGCGGAGGCCGGCGCGGAGGTCGCCATCACCGGCTGTAATCCGCTGTCGACCCACGACGACGTCTCGGCGGCGCTCGACGCCCACGATGCGATCACCTCCTACGCCGAACGGGAGGTTGACGACGAGGCGTACTACGCCGCCATCGAGGCCACGCTGGATCACGGGCCGACGGTCACCGTCGATGACGGCGGCGACCTCGTGATGGCGATCCACGACGAGTACCCCGAGTTGATCGACTCGATCCTCGGAGGCTGTGAGGAGACGACGACGGGCGTCCACCGCCTGCGCGCGATGGACAGCGACGGCGAGTTGCGCTACCCGATGTTCGCCGTCAACGACACGCCGATGAAGCGGCTTTTCGACAACGTCCACGGCACCGGCGAGGCCTCGCTGTCGAACGTCGCGATGACGACGAACCTCTCGTTCGCCGGCAAGACCGTCGTCGTCGCCGGCTACGGCTACTGCGGGAAGGGCGTCGCCAAGAAGGCGAAGGGGCAGAACGCCCACGTGATCGTCACTGAGGTCGAACCCCGCCGCGCCCTGGAAGCCCACATGGAGGGCTACGAGGTCTGCCCGATGGCCGAGGCCGCAGAGAAGGGTGACGTCTTCGTGACGACGACGGGCAACCGCGACGTGATCGTCGGCGAGCACTTCGAGCGGATGGCCGACGGCGTCGTCCTCGCGAACGCCGGCCATTTCAACGTCGAGATCGACCTCGATTCGCTCGACGACCTGGCCGTCGCCCGCCGCGAGGTCCGCGACGGCGTCGAGGAGTTCGAGATGGAGGACGGCCGCCGGATCAACGTCCTCGCGGAGGGGCGTCTGGTCAACCTCGCCTCACCGGTCGCGATGGGCCACCCCGTCGAGGTGATGGACCAGAGCTTCGGCGTCCAGGCGGTCTGCGTCCGGGAGATGGTCGAAAACGCCGATTCGTACGACGCCGGCGTCCACGAGGTCCCGGACGAACTCGACCGGGAGGTCGCCGAGATCAAACTCGACGCCGAGGGAATCGGGATCGACGCGCTGAGCGACGAACAGTCGGCGTACATGAACAGCTGGCAACACGGGACGTGA
- a CDS encoding thioesterase family protein, with translation MDEELPEPGITAERTFRVEPRHATVLFGEQTEPPGLPAAADADPDESIGVLGTPQLLAEVEFLGRESLRGHLPESTGVVGVDAEVTHSRAVPVGESVSVRTEVTDVTDRTITVAGDLSLADSGASVGDVRNRLRVVRRAAFANRIPSR, from the coding sequence ATGGACGAGGAACTGCCGGAACCGGGGATCACCGCCGAGCGGACGTTCCGGGTCGAGCCGCGACACGCGACGGTTCTGTTCGGCGAGCAGACGGAGCCGCCGGGGCTGCCCGCAGCCGCCGACGCCGATCCGGACGAATCCATCGGGGTGTTGGGAACGCCACAGCTACTCGCCGAGGTTGAGTTCCTCGGCCGGGAGTCGCTGCGCGGGCACCTCCCCGAGAGCACTGGCGTGGTCGGCGTCGACGCCGAGGTGACACACAGCCGGGCCGTCCCGGTCGGCGAATCGGTCTCGGTGCGGACCGAGGTCACCGACGTAACTGACCGGACGATCACCGTCGCGGGCGACCTCTCGCTCGCCGATTCGGGGGCGTCCGTCGGCGACGTCCGCAACCGCCTCCGGGTCGTGCGCCGGGCGGCGTTCGCGAATCGGATTCCCTCGCGGTGA
- a CDS encoding iron-sulfur cluster biogenesis protein NfuA → MSTETADTDDELRERISNFLRRNFPQIQMHGGSAAIQDLDREAGEVRIMLGGACSGCGISPMTIQAIKSRMTQEIPEIDTVHADTGMDGGSEGMSGGQVSPSFPGEGGGDDDEGPEAPF, encoded by the coding sequence ATGAGCACTGAGACGGCCGACACCGACGACGAACTCCGCGAGCGAATCAGCAACTTCCTGCGCCGAAACTTCCCGCAGATCCAGATGCACGGCGGCAGCGCGGCGATCCAAGACCTCGACCGCGAGGCCGGTGAGGTGAGGATCATGCTCGGCGGCGCGTGTTCGGGCTGCGGCATCTCCCCGATGACGATCCAGGCCATCAAGAGCCGCATGACCCAAGAGATCCCCGAGATTGATACCGTCCACGCTGATACCGGCATGGACGGCGGCAGCGAGGGCATGTCCGGCGGACAGGTTTCGCCGTCCTTCCCCGGCGAGGGGGGCGGCGACGACGACGAGGGCCCCGAAGCGCCGTTCTGA
- a CDS encoding amidohydrolase: protein MSALQIAGGRVLFPDMTVREADVLADRERGRILETGDTARGDETLDAEGCLVVPGLVNAHCHAAMTLLRGYADDKPLDVWLRDDIWPVEAALEPEDIVAGARLGAAELLKNGVTALGDMYFEVPAAAAVLAEAGLRARVGHGIVTVGKDEAEARADFEEGLSVARELDGAAAGRIRSALMPHSLTTVDADLLEEYAPRAREAGVPLHYHANETADEVNPIVEAHGVRPLEHADDLGLLEAGDFIAHGVHVDAAEIELLAERGVGVAHCPASNMKLASGIAPVQAMLDAGVTVGIGTDGAASNNDLDVFDELRDAAMVGKLEADDAAAVAAPDVVRAATEGGADVLGFEAGRIEAGALADLVVVDLDEPHLTPVHDLLSHLAYAVRGSDVRHTVVDGEVVVRDRELLTLDEAAVTREAERRAKSLIERAESDE, encoded by the coding sequence ATGAGCGCGCTACAGATCGCCGGCGGGCGGGTGTTGTTCCCCGATATGACGGTCCGGGAGGCGGACGTCCTCGCCGACCGCGAGCGCGGGCGGATCCTCGAAACCGGCGACACCGCACGTGGCGACGAAACGCTCGACGCCGAGGGGTGTCTCGTCGTCCCCGGCCTCGTCAACGCCCACTGCCACGCCGCGATGACGCTGCTTCGTGGGTATGCTGACGACAAGCCCCTCGACGTGTGGCTCCGGGACGACATCTGGCCGGTCGAGGCCGCCCTCGAACCGGAGGACATCGTCGCCGGGGCCCGCCTCGGCGCGGCGGAACTGCTGAAAAACGGCGTGACCGCGCTCGGCGACATGTACTTCGAGGTGCCGGCGGCGGCGGCGGTCCTCGCCGAAGCCGGACTCCGCGCGCGCGTCGGCCACGGAATCGTGACCGTCGGCAAGGACGAAGCCGAGGCGCGAGCGGACTTCGAGGAGGGGCTCTCGGTCGCTCGCGAACTCGACGGCGCGGCGGCGGGTCGGATACGGAGCGCGCTGATGCCGCACTCGTTGACGACCGTCGACGCCGACCTCCTCGAGGAGTACGCCCCACGGGCCCGCGAGGCCGGGGTGCCGCTGCACTACCACGCCAACGAAACCGCGGACGAGGTCAACCCCATCGTCGAGGCGCACGGCGTCCGGCCGCTCGAACACGCCGACGACCTCGGGCTGCTCGAGGCCGGGGATTTCATCGCCCACGGCGTCCACGTCGACGCGGCCGAGATCGAACTGCTCGCCGAGCGCGGCGTCGGCGTCGCCCACTGCCCGGCTTCGAACATGAAACTCGCGAGCGGGATCGCCCCGGTGCAGGCGATGCTCGATGCGGGCGTGACCGTCGGGATCGGCACCGACGGCGCGGCCTCGAACAACGACCTCGACGTCTTCGACGAGTTGCGAGACGCCGCGATGGTCGGCAAACTCGAAGCTGACGACGCGGCGGCGGTCGCCGCACCCGACGTCGTCCGGGCGGCGACGGAGGGCGGGGCGGACGTGCTCGGCTTCGAGGCGGGGCGGATCGAGGCGGGCGCGCTCGCGGACCTCGTCGTCGTCGACCTCGACGAGCCACACCTCACGCCCGTTCACGACCTCCTCAGCCACCTCGCCTACGCCGTCCGGGGGTCGGACGTCCGACACACCGTCGTCGACGGCGAGGTCGTCGTCCGCGACCGGGAGCTGTTGACACTCGACGAGGCGGCGGTGACGCGCGAGGCCGAACGACGCGCGAAGTCGCTGATCGAACGCGCCGAGTCGGACGAATGA
- a CDS encoding AbrB/MazE/SpoVT family DNA-binding domain-containing protein, whose protein sequence is MKGDDLRIRRKAQQLGSSTLAVTVPAEWAHHHDLEKGDELIVQRDENGNSLLVTPEHPALTETETTIAAGEMSADALSRAVVTQYVLGRGFIRIEAENGLDPGQYDAVLDAERRLMGLGVVEESATHITIRCSVDPGDFDLPTLFGRLGRTEATIRSSAVDALLEGDPAAARRARNRSPQLKKLFSLFLRLVFTTYRNPRLNQAVGVGTGFPLIGYRSAAQDVALMAGIADEIASIAADRIEDPLPGEVAEGVESVHAGLGGAAEAVREAVVDPEYARVTAARERIDRFHDRSAAAIDHLETERPEPLLALHRIHLLFERSARHAEDTLDVATHLAFRESPDVVTRNDR, encoded by the coding sequence ATGAAAGGTGACGACCTGCGTATCCGCCGGAAAGCCCAGCAGTTGGGCTCCTCGACGCTCGCCGTGACTGTGCCCGCCGAGTGGGCACACCACCACGACCTCGAGAAGGGCGACGAACTCATCGTCCAACGCGACGAGAACGGCAACTCGTTGCTTGTCACCCCGGAGCACCCCGCGCTCACCGAAACAGAGACCACCATCGCCGCCGGGGAGATGAGCGCCGACGCGCTCTCGCGGGCGGTCGTCACACAGTACGTACTCGGCCGAGGGTTCATACGGATCGAGGCCGAGAACGGCCTCGATCCGGGGCAGTACGACGCCGTCCTCGACGCCGAACGCCGCCTGATGGGACTCGGCGTCGTCGAGGAGTCGGCTACCCACATCACGATCCGCTGTTCGGTCGACCCCGGGGACTTCGATCTGCCGACGCTGTTCGGCCGACTGGGGCGGACCGAGGCGACGATTCGATCGAGCGCCGTCGACGCCCTCCTCGAAGGCGATCCGGCGGCCGCCCGTCGCGCGCGAAACCGGAGCCCACAGCTGAAAAAGCTGTTTTCGCTGTTTCTCAGGCTCGTGTTCACCACGTATCGGAACCCCCGACTCAACCAGGCCGTCGGCGTCGGAACCGGCTTTCCGCTCATCGGCTACCGATCCGCCGCACAGGACGTCGCCCTGATGGCCGGGATCGCAGACGAGATCGCCTCCATCGCCGCCGATCGGATCGAGGACCCCCTGCCCGGCGAGGTGGCCGAGGGCGTCGAGTCGGTCCACGCGGGCCTCGGCGGGGCCGCCGAAGCCGTTCGGGAAGCGGTCGTCGACCCGGAGTACGCCCGGGTGACGGCGGCCCGCGAGCGGATTGACCGGTTTCACGACCGGTCCGCGGCCGCGATCGATCACCTCGAAACCGAACGGCCGGAGCCGCTGCTCGCGCTCCACCGGATTCACCTCCTCTTCGAACGCAGCGCGCGCCACGCTGAGGACACCCTCGACGTGGCGACCCACCTCGCTTTCAGGGAGAGCCCGGACGTCGTGACGCGGAACGACCGGTGA
- a CDS encoding sodium:solute symporter family protein produces MSVILYGIVGIIVAMLGIGFYVARKVKGDSVNYIVAGRGLVLPLAAATLMAQSLDSNATLGNTDLVASFGFWAGAALPVGLALCLFLTGLFFAKPMNRMNLTTLPDFYRRKYGRTAEVLASVIMSVAYAFLLAGNLVAGGFLFEIFVGTSFQVGVFLIAALVLTYTVAGGLFSVAYTDFLQAGVAFVGSVALIVFVATQYGITIPDGMGPTNVGQLTDPSQGAYINLATIVALGLGDIVAIDFMERVFAADSPETARKACFIGAAGTLVIGVPFSVVALSANPILSSLGVEAGNQAVLYALLQNAVPPWLGALVIAGILAASFSTSDGAILGTSAVIARNIGNIRVDESTAVATDGGSDEELLDTDSDRLLTVTRLMSIPITLLGIFFAIRVSATGMLLVLAFDIMLAGAFVPLVLGLYWSEMANTPAALASMVGGSATRLALFVLVPTTYAYENTLLYIENDIFTASFDGLPTFIAAAVSLVAFVVVAYATKDSYGARELDRGGRRTVVASGENDDE; encoded by the coding sequence ATGAGCGTCATCCTCTACGGGATCGTCGGCATCATCGTCGCGATGTTGGGCATCGGGTTCTACGTCGCCCGGAAGGTCAAAGGCGACAGCGTCAATTACATTGTCGCCGGCCGGGGGCTTGTCCTCCCGCTGGCGGCGGCGACGCTCATGGCCCAGTCGCTGGACTCGAACGCGACGCTCGGCAACACCGATCTGGTCGCCTCCTTCGGCTTCTGGGCCGGGGCCGCGCTGCCGGTCGGATTGGCGCTGTGTCTGTTCCTCACCGGCCTGTTCTTCGCCAAGCCGATGAACCGGATGAACCTCACGACGCTGCCGGACTTCTACCGTCGAAAGTACGGCCGGACCGCCGAGGTCCTCGCCAGCGTCATCATGTCGGTCGCCTACGCGTTCCTCCTGGCCGGGAACCTCGTCGCCGGCGGGTTCCTCTTCGAGATCTTCGTCGGGACGAGCTTCCAGGTCGGCGTGTTCCTCATCGCCGCGCTCGTCCTCACCTACACGGTCGCCGGGGGGCTGTTCTCGGTCGCCTACACCGACTTCCTGCAGGCCGGCGTGGCGTTCGTCGGGTCGGTCGCGCTCATCGTCTTCGTCGCGACACAGTACGGGATCACCATCCCAGACGGAATGGGGCCGACGAACGTCGGCCAGTTGACCGACCCGAGCCAGGGCGCCTACATCAACCTCGCGACGATCGTCGCCCTCGGGCTGGGCGACATCGTCGCCATCGACTTCATGGAGCGGGTCTTCGCGGCCGACAGCCCAGAGACCGCCCGGAAGGCGTGTTTCATCGGCGCCGCCGGCACGCTCGTCATCGGCGTTCCCTTCTCCGTCGTGGCGCTGTCGGCGAACCCCATTCTCTCCTCGCTCGGCGTCGAGGCCGGCAACCAGGCCGTCCTCTACGCGCTGTTGCAGAACGCGGTACCGCCGTGGCTCGGCGCGCTCGTCATCGCCGGCATCCTCGCCGCGTCGTTCTCGACGAGCGACGGCGCGATCTTGGGCACCTCCGCGGTCATCGCCCGCAACATCGGCAATATCCGCGTCGACGAGAGCACGGCCGTCGCGACCGACGGTGGCTCCGACGAGGAGTTGCTCGACACCGACAGCGACCGACTGCTCACAGTCACCCGCCTGATGTCGATCCCGATTACGCTGCTCGGGATTTTCTTTGCGATCCGGGTCTCGGCGACCGGGATGTTGCTCGTGTTGGCCTTCGATATCATGCTGGCCGGGGCGTTCGTCCCGCTCGTGTTGGGGCTCTACTGGTCGGAAATGGCCAACACCCCCGCCGCGCTCGCGTCGATGGTCGGCGGCTCCGCGACGCGGCTGGCCCTGTTCGTGCTCGTCCCGACGACGTACGCCTACGAGAACACCCTGCTGTACATCGAGAACGACATCTTCACCGCCTCGTTCGACGGGTTGCCGACGTTCATCGCGGCGGCCGTCAGCCTCGTCGCTTTCGTCGTCGTCGCTTACGCCACGAAGGACAGCTACGGCGCGCGCGAACTCGACCGGGGCGGACGGCGCACCGTCGTCGCCAGCGGCGAGAACGACGACGAGTGA